Proteins from a single region of Pseudomonas sp. 10S4:
- a CDS encoding LysR family transcriptional regulator, with protein sequence MNMQWNLEQLRLFVSVAEQRSFSAVARDQRKAQSAVSSSIALLEEDLGVSLFDRSSGRQPKLTEAGSALLEEAREVLRQCERLNGRALAMMRGQEARLRVAQDEAMPYQPIIESFEALAEQFPSLEVQLTSAAQGDVARKLVERRADLGLLFFHDQIPEALERRVVGSVEMVTVCGIGHPLAAAAEVDCQQLAQHRQLLMSTQSSVYPGSEPASPQVWRADSFYVMAEWLVRGLGWAWLPRHVVQYPAYQDLMVELVSEWTPPALVVELVWRRDEPLGPAARWLAERFAVHLQAIGLKTDKLRRHE encoded by the coding sequence ATGAACATGCAATGGAATCTTGAGCAACTGCGTTTGTTTGTCAGCGTAGCGGAACAGCGTTCGTTTTCCGCGGTGGCGCGGGATCAGCGCAAGGCGCAGTCGGCAGTCAGCAGTTCGATTGCGTTGCTGGAGGAGGATTTGGGCGTGAGCCTGTTCGACCGCAGCAGCGGCCGCCAGCCGAAGCTGACCGAGGCCGGCAGTGCCTTGCTGGAAGAGGCGCGGGAAGTGCTGCGCCAGTGCGAACGCCTGAACGGTCGGGCGTTGGCAATGATGCGTGGTCAGGAGGCGCGTCTGCGCGTGGCGCAGGATGAGGCGATGCCTTATCAGCCCATCATCGAAAGCTTCGAAGCCCTGGCCGAGCAATTCCCCAGCCTTGAAGTGCAACTGACCAGCGCCGCGCAAGGCGATGTCGCGCGCAAACTGGTGGAGCGGCGGGCTGATCTGGGGCTGCTGTTCTTTCACGACCAGATCCCCGAAGCGCTGGAGCGTCGGGTGGTGGGTAGCGTCGAAATGGTCACGGTCTGTGGCATAGGACACCCGTTGGCGGCGGCAGCTGAAGTGGACTGCCAGCAACTGGCGCAGCATCGACAGTTGCTGATGTCTACGCAGTCCAGTGTCTATCCCGGCAGCGAGCCGGCGAGCCCGCAGGTCTGGCGTGCGGACAGTTTCTACGTGATGGCGGAATGGTTGGTGCGTGGTCTGGGTTGGGCCTGGTTACCGCGCCATGTGGTGCAATACCCGGCCTATCAGGATCTGATGGTCGAACTGGTCAGCGAATGGACCCCGCCGGCACTGGTGGTGGAACTGGTCTGGCGTCGTGACGAACCGCTCGGCCCGGCGGCGCGTTGGTTGGCCGAACGTTTTGCCGTGCACTTGCAGGCGATCGGCTTAAAAACCGATAAACTCCGCCGCCATGAATAG
- a CDS encoding DMT family transporter codes for MTAYYYLAIAICAEVIATVSMKAVKGFSTPLPLILVIVGYSIAFWMLTLVVRSVPVGVAYAVWAGMGIVMVSVAALFIYGQKLDVPAMLGMGLIVLGVVVIQLFSKTAGH; via the coding sequence ATGACCGCTTACTACTACCTGGCCATCGCCATCTGCGCCGAAGTGATCGCCACTGTTTCGATGAAAGCGGTCAAAGGCTTCAGCACGCCCCTGCCACTGATCCTGGTGATCGTCGGCTACAGCATCGCTTTCTGGATGCTAACCCTGGTGGTGCGCAGTGTTCCGGTGGGCGTCGCTTACGCGGTATGGGCCGGCATGGGAATTGTGATGGTCAGCGTGGCAGCGCTGTTTATCTACGGGCAGAAGCTGGATGTACCGGCGATGCTGGGGATGGGGTTGATTGTGCTCGGCGTTGTGGTGATCCAGCTTTTCTCCAAAACCGCCGGGCACTAA